A DNA window from Catenulispora sp. EB89 contains the following coding sequences:
- a CDS encoding LysR family transcriptional regulator gives MDVTLLGLRVLREIAERGTFTAAGEALGYTQSAVSRQVAALEQATEARLFDRYPGGVRLTAEGRALLRHAVIALDALDAADRELRGEQDDTGRVRLGFIPAAGAAIVARALAVLRRERPQIEVSTREGTTPSLVRALRTGALDLALLSSRPPFRSPDTDDPPLHVEPLLEDRLVLAVPADGRFADRATVTTDELAGQTWIASLAGIDEPLLGIWPGLPGRPRAQHAARDWLTKLHLVAAGVGVTTVPSTLLSAIPPGVRLVGIEGVPDERRRVSLVRLPGPTTPATDALAHALRQQAAELAE, from the coding sequence GCCGAGCGGGGCACCTTCACGGCGGCCGGGGAGGCGCTGGGATACACGCAGTCGGCCGTCTCCCGGCAGGTGGCCGCGTTGGAACAGGCCACCGAGGCCCGGCTGTTCGACCGTTATCCCGGCGGCGTGCGGTTGACCGCCGAGGGGCGCGCGCTGCTGCGGCACGCCGTGATCGCGCTGGACGCCCTGGACGCGGCGGACCGGGAGCTGCGCGGCGAGCAGGACGACACCGGCCGGGTCCGCCTCGGCTTCATCCCGGCCGCCGGAGCCGCCATCGTGGCCCGCGCGCTGGCGGTCCTGCGCCGCGAACGCCCGCAGATCGAGGTCTCCACCCGCGAGGGCACCACGCCGTCGTTGGTGCGGGCGCTGCGCACCGGCGCCCTCGACCTCGCGCTGCTGTCCTCCCGGCCGCCGTTCCGCTCGCCGGACACCGACGATCCGCCGCTGCATGTGGAGCCGTTGCTGGAGGACCGCCTGGTCCTGGCGGTGCCCGCGGACGGCAGGTTCGCCGACCGTGCCACGGTCACCACCGACGAGCTCGCCGGCCAGACCTGGATCGCCAGCCTGGCCGGCATCGACGAGCCCTTGCTCGGCATCTGGCCGGGACTGCCCGGGCGGCCCCGCGCGCAGCACGCGGCGCGCGACTGGCTGACCAAGCTGCACCTGGTCGCGGCCGGCGTCGGCGTCACGACCGTGCCGTCGACGCTGCTGTCCGCGATCCCGCCGGGCGTTCGCCTCGTCGGTATCGAGGGGGTCCCCGACGAACGGCGCCGTGTCAGCCTCGTGCGTCTGCCCGGCCCCACCACGCCGGCGACGGACGCCCTCGCCCACGCGCTCCGCCAGCAGGCCGCCGAACTCGCGGAGTAG